A section of the Rhipicephalus sanguineus isolate Rsan-2018 chromosome 11, BIME_Rsan_1.4, whole genome shotgun sequence genome encodes:
- the LOC119375634 gene encoding uncharacterized protein LOC119375634, with protein sequence MNVLCTVEIVFAASLTLLGATSVWQQPGKVQEGDWEVIDATGEEPLYLEIVRHEVLVYQPPSDFRIMVQRVLMVQKKTLDNVAKYKITFSFQRSRCAVEEDYNKDECRPHGYETTGQCTLAMREYLRTKERIVEWLQCMDYV encoded by the exons ATGAACGTTCTCTGTACAGTAGAAATAGTGTTTGCCGCGTCGTTGACGTTGCTTGGGGCAACCTCTGTGTGGCAACAGCCTGGTAAGGTGCAGGAGGGCGACTGGGAAGTAATAGATGCCACAGGTGAAGAACCATTGTACCTTGAAATCGTACGCCATGAAGTACTGGTATACCAACCTCCTAGCGACTTTCGAATTATGGTGCAACGCGTGCTCATGGTCCAAAAGAAG ACCCTTGACAATGTTGCGAAGTACAAGATAACATTCTCGTTTCAACGATCTCGCTGCGCAGTAGAAGAGGATTACAACAAGGATGAATGCCGTCCGCATGGCTACGAG ACCACTGGCCAATGCACGCTGGCGATGCGAGAATACCTGCGGACGAAGGAACGCATAGTCGAGTGGCTTCAGTGCATGGACTACGTTTAA